TCGCCCAGCAAGAGAGACAGCAGCCGCGGCCCCAGCGCGGTCAGGGTATCGCGGGGCGGGCGGGCTGCGGCCAGATCGGCCTCGAGCTGCGCGCGCACCTCGGCGGCGTTGCGGATCACCAGCGCCCGGAACAGGCCCTGCTTGTCGCCATACCAGCTATAGAGCGTCTCGTTCGAGGCGCGCGCCAGCCGGGCGATGCCCTGCATCGAGGTACCCGCATAGCCCTTTTGTTCGAGAAGGGTATAGGCCGCTTCCTCGATCTGCTGCTGGCGCTCGGCGCGGCTGTCGTCCTTCATCGGGTTTCCTTTCGCTTGACCCGCACCGTAATCTTTATTACGGATATTCGCAACCGTAATCTCCATTACGCCTTTCGGTAACTCATTCAGGAGAAAGACATGACTCAGACCGATCGCCCCTGCCTTGCCGCCCTCGTGATACTGATCCTGTTGCAGCTGATCATGCTGTTTTCGCTTTTTGCCGGGGTGCCGCCGCACCCGCCCATTGCAACGCCGCTCTTTGGCATCGGGCCGTTCATCGGCGCCTCGGTCTCGGCGGCGATTGCGGCGATTGTGCTGGGTGAGAGTCGCGCCGCGCGGGTGCTGGCCCTGCTCGCCGTTTTGGGCGCGCTGGTCTCGTTCGGGCCGCAGAAATACCTCGACCCGCAGTTCCCGCTGATCTGGCCCGCCGTGATCGCTGCACAACTGGCCGCGATCACGGTGCTGGTGCGCCTGCTCCCGGCCCTGTCACGGCAAGACGCCTGAGACGCGCCGGATCGCTCCGGCGCGCCACTTTTCCAAAGGGTCAGACCCGCTCAATGGCGATGGCGGTGCCTTCGCCGCCGCCGATGCAGATCGCAGCGACCCCGCGTTTCAGCCCGCGCTTTTCCAATGCGTTGAGCAGCGTCACCATGATCCGCGCGCCCGAGGCGCCGATCGGGTGGCCCAGCGCGCAGGCGCCGCCATTGACGTTCACCTTGTCGCGGGACAGGCCCATTTCATGCATGAAGGCCATCGGCACCACGGCGAATGCCTCGTTGACCTCCCACAGGTCCACGTCCTCGACGCTCCAGCCGATATTGGCGAGCAGCTTCTTCGCGGCCGGAACCGGGGCGGTGGTGAACCAGCCCGGCGCCTGGGCATGGCTGGCGTGCCCCAGGATGCGGGCGCGCACGGTCAGGCCCTGGGCAGCGGCGGCCTCGGCCGAGGCCAGCACCAGGGCCGCAGCGCCGTCCGAGATCGATGAGGCATTGGCCGCGGTCACGGTGCCATCCTTGCGGAAGGCGGGTTTCAGTGTCGGGATCTTGTCGGGCCGGGCGCTTTTGGGTTGTTCGTCGGCATCGGTCACCACCTCACCCTTGCGGGTCTTGACGGTGACGGCGGCAATCTCGCCGTCAAAGGCGCCCGAGGCCTGGGCCTCGAGCGCGTTTTGCAGCGAGCGCAGCGCATACTCGTCCTGCGCCTCGCGGGTGAACTGGTAATGTTCGGCGCAATCCTCGGCAAAGGTGCCCATCAGGCGGCCCTTGTCATAGGCGTCCTCCAACCCGTCGAGGAACATGTGGTCGATCACCTGACCATGGCCGATGCGGGCGCCGCCGCGCATCTTGGGCAGCAGGTAGGGTGCATTCGACATGCTATCCATCCCGCCCGCGATCATTGTGCCGGTCTGGCCCAGAGCGATCTGGTCAAAGGCGATCATCGCCGCCTTCATGCCCGAGCCGCACATCTTGTTGAGCGTGGTGGCGGGCACCTCTTCGCCCAGGCCCCCGGCGAAGCCTGCCTGGCGTGCAGGCGCCTGTCCCTGACCGGCGGGCAGGACGCAGCCCATCAGCACCTCGTCCACGGTGGCGGCCCCTGCCCCGGCCAGCGCGGCGCGAATCGCGGCGCCGCCCAGTTCGGCGGCACTGACACCGTCATACATGCCCTGAAACCCGCCCATCGGTGTGCGCGCGGCACCGGCGATGACAACTTCTTTCATCCTGTCCTCCTGAGGAAAGCCCTGCGCCTGAATACCGAATGGTAAGAATTGCCGTCTACCCTCGTGCGGCGAAAAGTAGCCACCCGAGGAGTGGGAGTATGAGTCTGACCAGCACCGTCGACGGTGACACACGGGTGATCACCGTGAATGTGGAGCGAATAGATGCCGCCATGGCAATCCAGTTCAAAGAGGACATGCGCAGCGAAACCGAAGAGGGGCCCGATCGCGTGGTTCTCGACCTCTCGCAGGTCACGTTCATCGATTCGAGCGGGCTGGGCGCCATCGTCGCCTCGATGAAACAACTGGGCGGCAACCGGCGGCTGGACCTCGCCGGGTTGACCCCGGTCGTGGACAAGGTGTTTCGCCTGACCCGCATGGATACCGTGTTCAATCTGTTCACAACGCTTGATGACGCTTTGGCGGCAAGCCCAAAGTAACCTGCCCGGGGAGGTTGGCACCGTGCAGTTCAACGCGAATCGGCAAGGCTTTGCTCTGAATTTCCGGGCCACCGAGATGGAGGCCAGGGAGGGCATTCGCGCGGTTGCGACCCAGCTGCGCCAGCGCGGCTTGTCCGAAGACCGGGCCGGCGACGTCGAAATCGCTTTGGCCGAAGCGATCAACAATGTCGTCGAACATGCCTATGCCGATATCGAGCCCGGTCAGGTCCGTATCCGGTGCCAGATGCGCGACGACAAGCTGCTGATCCGGATCTCCGACCAGGGGCGCCCGCTGCCCGACGGCCAATTACCCAAGGGCGAACCGGCCAATGTCGAGACCGATCCGGCCGACCTGCCCGAAGGGGGCTTTGGCTGGTTCCTGATCCGGCAACTGGTCAGCGAAATCCGCTATGAACGGCGCCAGAACAGCAATCTGCTGTCGCTGCGGTTCGACCTGCCAAAGGTATCGTGACCAAAAGCGAGCGCGCCACAATCTTGCCCCAATCACTCCGAACTCATGCCGCAATGACCGGTCAGAAAAGAACCTGTAGCTGCATATGGCTTCCCTCGGCGTTGCGCGTTACAGCCCCCACCCAGTGCGCGGCGCCGAGGACTACTCTCCCCACATTCCCTCCTGAAAACCACCCGTTGTGCCGCGCAACTTTTGGCAAGGAGTTTCTGTCCAACAACAGAAATTCCAAGGTTACCTGATGCTAGGACCAAGTCAGTGCCTTTCCAATAGCGGCGCCAAGGTCTTCTGGGTTTTCCAAACCCATTGAATGACCGGCCCTGGGCACCACATCAGTTCAGATACCGTTTTCGGGCAACACATCGGCATCAGGGTTGGGGAGAGACCGTTCTCCGAAGATGTAACTCTTCGATGCCCCGTGCTTGTAAAGGAGATCACGCCAGTTGGATGCCGACCCTTCAACAAAGGATTTTGCGCCCCGATAAACGGATCCGGGATCGCTAAGGCGCAGAGTCGCAGCCCATTGTGGATCACCGGACGCGCTCGAACTCTTCACCGTTTGCATGTGTTTTTCGTGGACGTAGCTCTCTTCATCTCGACTGGCGATATCAAGACTGAATTGACCGCCCCTTATCAAGATTGGCTTCGGATAAAACCAAGCGCCTAACGCGATCTTTGAGCAAAGTGGCCGCTTCAACGGCAACCGTACCGCCCAGACTATGCCCGTAGAGATCGACGACATCAAAGCCAAGGTGCTCTACCGGTTCAAAAATGACCTGGGCATGGTCTTCACGGGTGGCCTCAATCGCTGTTTACCGATCAAACTACACGCACTTGAGGAAGCAGCGACCAACCGCAGCGCAAAATCGCTGCTACTGCCAAAACTCATACGTCTGTATCACCGGTGGAATCGACCCATTTGCGCCATCGCCGGATTGATTTCCCGCGCCCGCCCCCTAGTGTCGCCATACCACTAGGGAGACATCGATATGCGCGATTTTCACCTGCCCGGACGTTCGCCGACCTATGCCACCGAGGGGATGTGCGCCACCTCGCACCCGCTTGCGGCGCAGGTTGCGCTCGATCTGCTCAAACGCGGCGGCAACGCGATGGATGCCGCATTGGCCGCCGGTCTGGTGCTGGGCATCTGCGAGCCTCAGATGACCGGGATCGGCGGGGATTGTTTCGTGCTTTATTCCCGGGCGGGCGAGGATCAGATCCGCGCCCTGAACGGCTCGGGCCGCGCCGCCGCCGGCGCCTCTGCGGCTGCCCTGCGCGAACAGGGGCTGGATCGCGTTCCGCTTGGCAGCCCCCATGCGGTGACCATCCCTGGCGCCATCGACGCCTTTTGCCACCTGGCCGAAACCGAGGGGCGGCTGGGCCTCGACACTCTGCTGCAACCCGCGATCCATTATGCCGAGCGCGGCGTTCCGGTGGCCCCGCGCGTGGCCTTTGACTGGGCGCGAGAGGCGGGCACATTGCAGGGCGCGGCCCGCCACCACTATCTGCTGGACGGGCGCGCACCGGTCACTGGTCAGGTCTTTGCCGCGCCCGGACAGGCCGAGGTGCTGCGCCGCATTGCGCGCCTCGGGCGCGACGGGTTCTATACCGGCGAGGTGGCCGAGGACATGCTGGCGGCACTGAACGCCCTGGGTGGCCCGCACCGGGCCGAGGATTTCGGCGCCACCGCCTGCACCCCGACCGAGCCGATCTCGGGCACCTACAAATCGACGGAACTGGTGGAACATCCGCCCAACGGACAGGGCGCGACCGCGATCCTGCTGCTCAACATCCTGTCGCAGTTCGACATCGCGGCGATGGACCCGCTGGGCGCCGCGCGCATCCATATCGAGGCCGAGGCGGCCAAGCTGGCCTATGACGCGCGCAACCGGTTCCTCGCCGATCCCGACCATACCGACCGGCTGGATCACATGCTGGCCCCGGAAACGGCAGCGCGTCTGGCGGCACTGATCGACCCGAAACGCGCCATGGCCGCTGCAGCACCCCTGACCGAGGCGGTGCACAAGGACACGATCTATATCACCGTCGTTGACCGTGACCGCATGGCGGTGTCGCTGATCTATTCGATCTTCCATGGCTTCGGGTCGGGCATCGCCTCGGAGAAATTCGGCATCCTGCTGCAGAACCGCGGCGCTGGCTTTACCCTGCAAGCGGGCCACCCGAACGAGATGGCGGGCGGCAAGCGGCCGATGCACACCATCATCCCGGGCATGCTGCGCGAGGGGCCCGGCACCTTGACGCCCTTTGGCGTGATGGGCGGTGCCTATCAGCCGGTGGGCCATGCGCGCTTTGCCTCGAACCTGGTCGATTTCGGGATGGATCCGCAGACGGCCATCGACGCCCCGCGCGCCTTTGCCGATGCGGGCGTGCTGAAACTGGAACGCGGATACCCGGACGCGGTGCGCCAGACACTTGCCGACATGGGCCACAAGGTGGTCACGCCCGAGGTCCCGCTGGGCGGCGCACAGGCGATCCGCATCCGCGCCGATGGCGTGCTGGAAGCCGCCAGCGACGCACGCAAGGACGGTTGCGCGCTGGGGTATTGAGCCCCGCGCGCGCCGCGCCGCCTAGTTTAACTGGAAGTGCAAGGGATAGGTTCCATCCTGGAACGGCCCGAACATGTCGGGAATATCCGGATGATCCACCGGCTCGCCGGAATAGTCGGCGATCAGGTTCTGCTCGGACACATAGGCCACATAGTAGCTCTGGTCGTTCTCGGCGAGCAGGTGGTAGAACGGTTGCTCTTTGAGCGGCCGGCTATCCTCGGGGATAGCCTGGTACCACTCTTCGGTGTTGGCAAATTGTGGATCCACATCGAACACAACACCCCGGAACGGGTGTTTGCGATGACGGACCACTTGCCCCAAATGATATTTGGCGTGTGATTTCATCATTGTCATTTCAGCCCCTGGTGCAATTAGTACCGTCAACCGCCGTCCGGTGTCCAACAATTGATCGAAAATTAAGGGAAACAGTCTGTGAACCTTGCCGTAACAGTGCTTGAAATCGTCGCACCCGTCTTTCTGTTGGCCGCCGTCGGGTTCGGCTGGGTGCGGATGGGATTCGAGTACAGGCTGCAATTCGTTACCCGGCTGGGAACCATGCTGGCCGTGCCCTGCCTGATCTTCGTCGCGCTGATGAAGACCGAGATTCCGGGCGGTGATCTCAGCCGCTTCACCCTGGCCTCGGCGCTGGCGATTCTGGCGCTGACCGTGGTGTTTGGCCTGATCGTGCGGTTCAGCGGGCTGGACCGGCGCACCTATCTGCCGCCGCTTCTGTTCGGCAATACCGGCAATCTGGGACTGCCGCTGTGCATGTTCGCCTTCGGGATCGAAGGGTTGAGCTATGCGGTGGTGTTCTTTTCGCTCAGCGCCCTGTGGTCGTTCTCCTATGGAATCCACGTGGTCGCGGGACAGGGATCGCTGTCCAAGGTTGTGCGAGAGCCGATGGTCTGGGCGACGCTGCTGGGGGCGCTGTTTCTGAGCCAGGATTGGCAGACCCCGCGCTTTCTGACCAATGCGCTCGAACTGATCGGCCAGATGGCGGTGCCGCTGATGCTGATCACCCTGGGCGTTGCAATGGCCCGCCTGTCGATCCGCCGGATCGGCCAGGCACTTGGGCTGTCGCTGTTGAAACTGGCAATCTGTTTCCCGGTGGGCTGGCTGGTGGCGCAAGGGTTCGGGCTGAGCGGCCCGGCGCTTGGGGTGCTGGTGGTGCAGATGTCGGTCCCCGCGGCGGTCTCGGCCTATCTGCTGGCCGAGCGGTTCGGCGCCGATGCGGATGCCGTGGCCGGCATGGTCATGGTCTCGACGCTGCTGGCGGTCGGCGCTTTGCCTCTGGTTCTGGCGGCCGTGCTCTAGCGAATGTGATTCCATCGCCCCCCTGAATGCGTTAGAATGCCAGAAAAAAGGCAAGAGGCAGATGAGCAGATCTCTTTGCGCGCTGGTTGCGGTGCTGTTGCTGGTATCGTGCAGCGGTGGGTCGAAAAACCCGCCGCGCAATCTGGATGATGCATGCAGCATCGCAGGCGAGCGCCCCGAATACATCAAGGCGTTCAAGCAGACAGAACGCAAATGGGGCGTGCCGGTGCATGTCCAGATGTCGACCATCTATTACGAAAGCCGGTATCGCGCCGATGCGCGCACGCCGCATCAATTCGTGCTGGGCGTCATTCCGGTTGGCCGGCAAAGCAGCGCCTATGGCTACAGCCAGGCACTGGACGGAACCTGGGACCAGTATCGCAAAGAAACCGGGCGGCGCGGCGCCAAGCGTGACCGGATCAAGGACGCGTCGGATTTCATCGGCTGGTATATGAACAAGACCCGCGAGCGTAACGGCATCGCTCTGGGGGATGCGCGCAACCAGTATCTGGCCTATCACGAGGGGCATACGGGCTATGCCCGGGGCAGCCACAACGGCAAGTCCTGGCTGCTGCGTACTGCCGACGATGTGGCCGCACGCGCGAACATGTACCAGCGGCAGCTGTCAAGCTGCCGCCGCTACCGGGGCTGACGGGTCCGTTTTTTGCAACCGCTCAGCGGTTGACCGAGACGCCCGGCTGACCGTCGATGAACAGATTCTGATTCAGGCTGTTGCCCTTGGTCAGCTGGCCCAGAATCACCGTGGTGCGCGACCCGGCGCCATCATGGATCACCCATTTGCGCAGCTCTACCGGGTCGCCGGTAAAGCTGAGTTCGATACGCCCGTAATCGGGGTTCTCGGGGTCCTGTGCGGTGACCACGGTGGCGGTGCCGTCAAAGGCGTGCCCAACCACCATATTGGCGCGGTCCAGATCCACGGTCCGCGCCAGCACGATCGACAGGGGCGTGCGGTTCAACGGGTATTGCTCGGGCGGCTGGTTCGACTTGGGGTCGTGGATGATCACGGTGCCGCCCTTGGCCAGAACCACCGAACGGTCGGGCGGGTCGTATTCGAACCGCATCCGGCCGGGCCGGTGCAGCCACAACTTGCCGGTGCTCAGCGAGCCGTCATCGTTGATCTGGGTGAACGTTGTCTGAACGGTTTTCAGGCCGTTCAGATAGGTCGATATCTCGGCCAGGGGCAGCTTGTCCGCCGCCCAGGCCGCCGGCGCGACCAGGGTCAGCGCAAGAGCGAGTGCAATCCGTTTCATGTCACCCCAGATAAGCATTCGCCCGGCGCCGGAAAAGATCACCCCTGCTCCGGCACCAGGATTTCGCGTTTGCCGACGTGATTTGCCGAAGAAACAACGCCTTCGTCCTCCATCTGCTCGACCAGCCGGGCGGCCTTGTTGTAGCCGATGGCAAGTTTCCGCTGAATGTAGGAGGTCGAACATTTGCGGTCCTTGATCACGATGGCCACGGCAGCGTCATAAAGCGCGTCCTCGCCATCGGTGTTGCCGCCGGTATTCAACCCCAGCACCGCGTCGATATTGTCGGCCTTGTCGTCATCGGGGCCTTCGACCACGCCGCCGATATAGTCGGGCGGACCGAACTGTTTCAGATGGTTGACGATCTCCTCGACCTCTTCGTCGCTGACAAAGGGGCCATGGCAGCGGGTGATCTTGGCCCCGCCCGCCATATACAGCATGTCGCCCTGCCCCAGCAGCTGTTCGGCACCCATCTCGCCAAGGATGGTGCGGCTGTCGATCTTTGACGTCACCTGGAAGCTGATCCGGGTGGGGAAGTTGGCCTTGATGGTGCCGGTGATCACATCGACCGAGGGGCGCTGGGTCGCCATGATCAGGTGAATACCCGATGCCCGCGCCATCTGGGCCAGACGCTGGATGCAGGCCTCGATCTCTTTGCCCGCCACCATCATCAGGTCGGCCATCTCGTCGACGATGACAACGATGAAGGGCAGCACCTCGGGCGCGAATTCTTCGGTCTCGAACACGGGTTCTCCGGTGTCGTCATCGAATCCGGTCTGCACCGTGCGGCTGAACATCTCGCCCTTGGCCAGCGCCTCGCGGACGCGGCCGTTGAAACCCTCGATATTGCGGACGCCCATCTTGGACATCTTGCGATAGCGGTCCTCCATCTCGCCCACCACCCATTTCAGGGCAACAACGGCCTTTTTCGGGTCGGTCACAACCGGAGAGAGGAGATGCGGAATACCGTCATAGACGGAAAGCTCCAGCATCTTGGGGTCGATCATGATCAGCCGGCATTCGGCCGGCGTCAGCTTGTAGAGCAGGCTGAGGATCATCGTGTTGATCGCCACCGATTTCCCCGAACCGGTGGTGCCCGCGATCAGCAGGTGGGGCATCTTGGCGAGGTTGGCCACGACCGAATCGCCACCGATATCCTTGCCCAGCGCCAGCGGCAGGCTCATGTTGCTGTCGCCGAAATCACGGCTGGCGAGGATTTCGCGCAGTACCACCTTTTCGCGATGCTCATTGGGCAGTTCGATACCGATGACCGAGCGGCCCGGCACGGTCGAGACACGTGCGGAAAGTGCCGACATCGAGCGTGCGATATCGTCGGCCAGACCGATGACGCGGCTGGCCTTGAGGCCCGGCGCCGGTTCCAGCTCGTACATGGTGACCACCGGGCCGGGGCGGACCGAGACGATTTCGCCCTTGACGCCGTAATCGTCCAGCACGTTTTCCAGCATGCGCGCGTTCTCCTCGAGCGCCTCGTCGCTGAGGTGATGGCGCTGGATGCTGGTGGGGTTGGAGAGCAGGTTCAGCGGCGGCAGTTCGAAGGCAACCGACGACTCCTCGAAGGCAAGCGTAGGCTGCGCCTCGGCCTGAGCGCGGCGCGAGGGCACCGGGTTGCGCCGCACCGGCTGCGCCACCACCGGCTTGCGCGGTTGGGCGGCCGGGATGTTGGGCATCGGTTGCGGTTGCGGTGTGGGGGCCGCCTGATACGGCTCGGCGTCGTCCGTGGGCAGGGGGTCGGGCTCGAACCGCTCCTCCAGTTCCCAATCCTGGTCGAATTCCTCTGTCGGCATCGCCCGGAAACCCGCGGCTTGAGACATGTCCGGGAAGGCAGAGGGCACGGTCGTGACCGGCGCATGCTGCTCCGGGGCCGCCTGGACCGGGGCCTGTACTTGAGTTGCCTGCGGGGCCCGCGCGGCGGTCACCGGCGGCTCGGCGGGCAGGTCGCCCCGGCGGCGGGTGTCCAGCAGCAGCGGATCGGGACCGCGCCCGCGACCCTTGGTCAGCGGGCGCTGCGGATCGGGCGGCGGCGCGACGACGCCCGCAGCCTCCTTGCGGCTGCGCACGACCGCGGCGATCTTTGAGGCGATACGCTCGGTTCCCGGCATGACGTCATAGCCCTGCACCGGCTCGGGTTCGATCAGCTCGGGCTGCGGCATCGGCTCGGACCGGCGGATCAGTGCCGGCATCCGGGCCAGCAGGCCCGGTTTGGGTTGCGGTGCGGGTTCGGGGAAATCGTCTTCTTCGACCAGAGCCTCGGCATAGGCCGCCTCTTCGGCCATCCTGGCCTCTTCGGCGGCGCGCCTCGACGCTTCGCGCCGCTCGGCACGCAGCGCCTGCCGCGCCCGCGCAGCAGCGACCCCGGCCGATGCGCCCCGGCCCAGCAGGGTCATCACCCCGCCATAGACCAGGATCGCGCCCACCATCGCATGGCGCAGACCACGCCGGATCTCGGGCCAGGTGAAGCCCAGCACAAAAGCCGCCATCGTCAGCATGACCACGGCCATGGCCAGCGACGTCAGCTTGACCATCAGATGCGAGCCGAGCGGAACCAGCGTCAGCAGCGCCCCCATCACGGTGTCGCCAAACAGACCGCCCAGGCCGAAACTGTGGGTCGCGCGCCAGGTCTCGCCGGGGACCAGGGTCGCAGCATAGACCGACACCACCGCGATCCAGATCGGCATGAAGACCAGCCGGCCAATGGCCCGGTCCTCGCCCGAATGCAGGGCAAAGCGCAGGCCCCAGGCGATCAGCACCAACGGGATGCCCCAGGCACCGCCCCCGACGATCATGAACAGTGGCGCCGCGATCGACGCACCGATCCGTCCGGTCCAGTTCTGCACCGGCGCATCGGTCGACACCATCCAGTTGGGATCGTCGGGCGTATAGGTGCCCACCATCGCCGCCGCGAGCAGGCCCAGCACGATCAGCGCCAGTCCCAGCAATTCCTTCCCGCGCCGCTCGATCGCGGCCTGCATGTTGCTGTCCAGAAGTGGATCGCGACTGCGTGCGTGATATGATGCCATGCTACCCTCGAACCTCAGCGATAGATGCAGTCGCGTAGGGCGATGAGCCCGCGCTGCAAGTCTTGTTTTGGGGCCACCATCGCGACCCTGATATATGTCTCTCCGGGATTCTGCCCCGGTTTACCCTGTGCCAGATAGGCGCCGGGCAGCACCCGGACACCGGTTTCGCGCCATGCCTTGAGCGATGCCGCCTCACCGTCATCGACCGGCAGCCACAGGAAGAACCCAGCCTCGGGCGGCTGATAGCCCTGCACCCCGGCAAAGACCTGATCGGCCAGCGCGTATTTCTCCTGATAGAGCGCACGGTTCTCCGCCACATGCGCCTCATCCGCCCAGACCCGGGCGGCGGCGGCCTGCAACGGACCGGGCAGCGGCGCGCCGGAATAGTTGCGCAACTGCTTGACATGTTTCAGCGTTTCCGGGCCGCCCGCGATCAGGCCCGAGCGCAAACCCGCCAGGTTCGAGCGTTTCGACAGAGAGTTGAACAGCACCACCCGTTCGGGATCGGCGCCCATCTCCTGCGCGACGCTCAGCGCCCCTGCCGGGGCTTCCTCGCGATAGATCTCGGAGTAGCACTCGTCAGCGAAAATGCGGAAATCGTATTGTTCGGCCAGTCCGATCAACTCGGCCCAATATTCGCGGCTAGCCACTGCGCCCTGCGGGTTGGCGGGCGAGCAGATATAGGCCACGGCGGTGCGGTTCAGCACCTCGACCGGCAGGCTGGCGTAATCTGGCAGATGGCCGGTGGCGGCGGTTGCGGGCACAAAATGCGGCTCGGCCCCGACTGAAATCGCAGCCACCATATAGACCTGATAGAACGGGTTCGGACACAGCACGATGGGCCGCTGACCGTTCTTCTGTTCTGGGCAGAGCGCCATCGCCGCGTTGTATAGCCCCTCGCGCGTGCCGTTCAGCGCCATCACGTTTTTCTCAGGGTCGAGCGTCACGCCATAGCGGCGCGCGATCCAGTCCGTGATCGCGCCGCGCAGCTCGGGCGAGCCTTCGTTCGGCGGGTAGCTTTGGAACAAATGGGCGTTTTCGACGATGACATCCGTGACCCAGGCCGGAAACGCGTGCTTGGGCTCGCCAATGGTCATATGCACAACCTCGCCGCCCGCCGGATGGTGGTCGAGCAGCGCACGCAGGCGCGGGAATGCATAGGCCGGTAGGTTCGAGAACCGCTCGGGGAAATTCATCTGGTCTGCCTCGTGTCGGGATCATGAGCGCCCCGTTTGCAAACCAAAGTACAGACGATCCCCGCTTGCGTCCAGACAAAGCGTTGCCCGCGCAGGGAATTGTGGTATTCAGGTCAGCGCATGCTCTGCCGCCGCGCCTACGCGCAACAGCGCCTCTTCGCCATCCGGGCGGCCCAGCAGCGTCAGACCGCAGGCCGGCGTCCCGGTGGGCAGGCTCAACCCGCTGAGGCCCATCAGATTGCCGATGCGGGTATTGCGCAGCGCCAGCAGGTTCTCGGACACGTAATAGTCATGGTCGC
The window above is part of the Ruegeria pomeroyi DSS-3 genome. Proteins encoded here:
- a CDS encoding acetyl-CoA C-acyltransferase, with the protein product MKEVVIAGAARTPMGGFQGMYDGVSAAELGGAAIRAALAGAGAATVDEVLMGCVLPAGQGQAPARQAGFAGGLGEEVPATTLNKMCGSGMKAAMIAFDQIALGQTGTMIAGGMDSMSNAPYLLPKMRGGARIGHGQVIDHMFLDGLEDAYDKGRLMGTFAEDCAEHYQFTREAQDEYALRSLQNALEAQASGAFDGEIAAVTVKTRKGEVVTDADEQPKSARPDKIPTLKPAFRKDGTVTAANASSISDGAAALVLASAEAAAAQGLTVRARILGHASHAQAPGWFTTAPVPAAKKLLANIGWSVEDVDLWEVNEAFAVVPMAFMHEMGLSRDKVNVNGGACALGHPIGASGARIMVTLLNALEKRGLKRGVAAICIGGGEGTAIAIERV
- a CDS encoding STAS domain-containing protein, translating into MSLTSTVDGDTRVITVNVERIDAAMAIQFKEDMRSETEEGPDRVVLDLSQVTFIDSSGLGAIVASMKQLGGNRRLDLAGLTPVVDKVFRLTRMDTVFNLFTTLDDALAASPK
- a CDS encoding ATP-binding protein, which encodes MQFNANRQGFALNFRATEMEAREGIRAVATQLRQRGLSEDRAGDVEIALAEAINNVVEHAYADIEPGQVRIRCQMRDDKLLIRISDQGRPLPDGQLPKGEPANVETDPADLPEGGFGWFLIRQLVSEIRYERRQNSNLLSLRFDLPKVS
- a CDS encoding alpha/beta fold hydrolase, which translates into the protein MEATREDHAQVIFEPVEHLGFDVVDLYGHSLGGTVAVEAATLLKDRVRRLVLSEANLDKGRSIQS
- a CDS encoding gamma-glutamyltransferase family protein, translating into MRDFHLPGRSPTYATEGMCATSHPLAAQVALDLLKRGGNAMDAALAAGLVLGICEPQMTGIGGDCFVLYSRAGEDQIRALNGSGRAAAGASAAALREQGLDRVPLGSPHAVTIPGAIDAFCHLAETEGRLGLDTLLQPAIHYAERGVPVAPRVAFDWAREAGTLQGAARHHYLLDGRAPVTGQVFAAPGQAEVLRRIARLGRDGFYTGEVAEDMLAALNALGGPHRAEDFGATACTPTEPISGTYKSTELVEHPPNGQGATAILLLNILSQFDIAAMDPLGAARIHIEAEAAKLAYDARNRFLADPDHTDRLDHMLAPETAARLAALIDPKRAMAAAAPLTEAVHKDTIYITVVDRDRMAVSLIYSIFHGFGSGIASEKFGILLQNRGAGFTLQAGHPNEMAGGKRPMHTIIPGMLREGPGTLTPFGVMGGAYQPVGHARFASNLVDFGMDPQTAIDAPRAFADAGVLKLERGYPDAVRQTLADMGHKVVTPEVPLGGAQAIRIRADGVLEAASDARKDGCALGY
- the hspQ gene encoding heat shock protein HspQ, translated to MMKSHAKYHLGQVVRHRKHPFRGVVFDVDPQFANTEEWYQAIPEDSRPLKEQPFYHLLAENDQSYYVAYVSEQNLIADYSGEPVDHPDIPDMFGPFQDGTYPLHFQLN
- a CDS encoding AEC family transporter translates to MNLAVTVLEIVAPVFLLAAVGFGWVRMGFEYRLQFVTRLGTMLAVPCLIFVALMKTEIPGGDLSRFTLASALAILALTVVFGLIVRFSGLDRRTYLPPLLFGNTGNLGLPLCMFAFGIEGLSYAVVFFSLSALWSFSYGIHVVAGQGSLSKVVREPMVWATLLGALFLSQDWQTPRFLTNALELIGQMAVPLMLITLGVAMARLSIRRIGQALGLSLLKLAICFPVGWLVAQGFGLSGPALGVLVVQMSVPAAVSAYLLAERFGADADAVAGMVMVSTLLAVGALPLVLAAVL
- a CDS encoding LolA family protein, which translates into the protein MKRIALALALTLVAPAAWAADKLPLAEISTYLNGLKTVQTTFTQINDDGSLSTGKLWLHRPGRMRFEYDPPDRSVVLAKGGTVIIHDPKSNQPPEQYPLNRTPLSIVLARTVDLDRANMVVGHAFDGTATVVTAQDPENPDYGRIELSFTGDPVELRKWVIHDGAGSRTTVILGQLTKGNSLNQNLFIDGQPGVSVNR
- a CDS encoding DNA translocase FtsK, yielding MASYHARSRDPLLDSNMQAAIERRGKELLGLALIVLGLLAAAMVGTYTPDDPNWMVSTDAPVQNWTGRIGASIAAPLFMIVGGGAWGIPLVLIAWGLRFALHSGEDRAIGRLVFMPIWIAVVSVYAATLVPGETWRATHSFGLGGLFGDTVMGALLTLVPLGSHLMVKLTSLAMAVVMLTMAAFVLGFTWPEIRRGLRHAMVGAILVYGGVMTLLGRGASAGVAAARARQALRAERREASRRAAEEARMAEEAAYAEALVEEDDFPEPAPQPKPGLLARMPALIRRSEPMPQPELIEPEPVQGYDVMPGTERIASKIAAVVRSRKEAAGVVAPPPDPQRPLTKGRGRGPDPLLLDTRRRGDLPAEPPVTAARAPQATQVQAPVQAAPEQHAPVTTVPSAFPDMSQAAGFRAMPTEEFDQDWELEERFEPDPLPTDDAEPYQAAPTPQPQPMPNIPAAQPRKPVVAQPVRRNPVPSRRAQAEAQPTLAFEESSVAFELPPLNLLSNPTSIQRHHLSDEALEENARMLENVLDDYGVKGEIVSVRPGPVVTMYELEPAPGLKASRVIGLADDIARSMSALSARVSTVPGRSVIGIELPNEHREKVVLREILASRDFGDSNMSLPLALGKDIGGDSVVANLAKMPHLLIAGTTGSGKSVAINTMILSLLYKLTPAECRLIMIDPKMLELSVYDGIPHLLSPVVTDPKKAVVALKWVVGEMEDRYRKMSKMGVRNIEGFNGRVREALAKGEMFSRTVQTGFDDDTGEPVFETEEFAPEVLPFIVVIVDEMADLMMVAGKEIEACIQRLAQMARASGIHLIMATQRPSVDVITGTIKANFPTRISFQVTSKIDSRTILGEMGAEQLLGQGDMLYMAGGAKITRCHGPFVSDEEVEEIVNHLKQFGPPDYIGGVVEGPDDDKADNIDAVLGLNTGGNTDGEDALYDAAVAIVIKDRKCSTSYIQRKLAIGYNKAARLVEQMEDEGVVSSANHVGKREILVPEQG